The following proteins are encoded in a genomic region of Nitrospira sp.:
- a CDS encoding maltose acetyltransferase domain-containing protein — protein sequence MATQSEKDKVLAGELYRSADEELVANRRRVKTILARYNAICDGDPILHNALLREFLGAVARQIVGSELDLCTAIVSNNGSDALNKMKPHQLLLRYRGNQGGARYLLAKSCDQCAGAERSTRICRG from the coding sequence ATGGCCACTCAGAGCGAAAAAGACAAAGTGCTGGCAGGGGAACTCTATCGCTCGGCAGACGAGGAGCTGGTGGCGAACCGCCGCCGTGTGAAAACAATACTTGCCCGCTACAATGCGATCTGCGACGGTGATCCCATCCTTCACAACGCTCTGTTGCGCGAGTTCTTGGGGGCGGTCGCGAGGCAAATAGTAGGGTCGGAGCTTGATCTATGCACGGCCATCGTATCGAACAACGGGTCCGATGCGCTGAACAAAATGAAACCTCATCAGCTCTTGCTTCGATACAGAGGAAATCAAGGTGGTGCTCGGTATCTTTTGGCGAAGTCGTGTGACCAATGCGCCGGTGCAGAAAGATCTACGAGAATTTGTCGCGGCTGA